ACTTGGACAGACAGGATGGGTTATGTTTTCATGAATGCGATTTTATCACCCCCGAATGGCATATGTTAAAGAGGCAAAATTTCCTTCAACTAATCACTCTTTTTTCCAGGTCACCGTATCAAGACTTGACAGGAAGAGGCGTTCATTACTGCACTTAACCATGTAAAgtaaaaaaatctttataatgtacaaaacataaactcaACAAACAACATATTACTCATAAAGTGAGAATAAATGTTAGAAAAAAGCACATCTTTGCTTGTTAGATGCATGTTCTTTTATTCTCTAATTGCTTCAGCTACAAGCTTACAATTAGAAgacttgttcttcttttttgttataTACTTTCCCTGGCTCTTCTGCCTTAATTGAACGTTCTGGTAGTATAAGCAGTTGTCATATATACATTTGGTCAACTTAATTTGTCCTAGCAATAACATCACGTGTAGTCTATTTGCTTGTAACATGTCCAATGAAGCATTGAACATGGTGTGGATGTGGCTTGTTGAGTTGTTTATTTTGTGATGACATGTTATTTTGGTTGCTTTCCTATTATAATGCACATGTTTAATGggaaacaaatttttttggtttaacgTTCGTCACTATTCTGTTGGGCTCATCTCTAACGTTAGAATCATGCCATTGAAATACTGCGCGGTTATATATGGTAGAATGGTAGCTGCATTTTTCAAATGCGTCATCAGTTATGAAGTGTGTTATCATCTCATCTGAAAACTTAACAAATTAGACGGGATACTTCTACTGCTCAATCGTTTCAATATATGTGGCGGAATTCAACTAATATGTGGTGGAATTCAACTAAGCATAGAATTTAACAAAGTAAAAAGAAACCTTTGGAACTTGTGGTATCAAACCAGTCATCTTACTTCTGTggatatgaaagcatgtcaatAAGTTAAAGGGTAAAAGTGAaaaacttaaaagttaaatcGTTTTTGAATATTGAAAGGTAATATTCTTCTTTGCAACAAATTAGTAAGGAAATAGTGCCttataaaatgaaagaaaagtaatttgttcattctaatatatgaaaatgtttggatagacgcaaagattaagagaaaaaaaagactCAAAACTTGTAATCTATTACAAGCAATAAAAATTTCcttggctataaatcatctcattaaaggATAAAAttgagaagtttaaagttaaatcaTTATCAAATAGAGAAAAAGTGTTAATCTTACTTACTAAAAGGACTTACTAAAAGGAAAGAGGACTTACTAAAAGGAAAGAGGGTCACAACTCACATCAATTGGCACGGGGAGAGCAGTAATTATTTCAGGTTCTGGCCAACAACCTTTTCTTAAACTGCAGCATCTAAAGCAGCTTGCAATCCAGCATCTAATGCAGCAACTTGACATGAATGTAGTATTTTCAAGTCAGAAACAATACCTACTCACTCTTCACAAACAATCTAACGTCAATGTTATCCAACTCTTATTAAACCAGTTAGGAGTTTTCAAGCCATTCAGACAACAAAAATCTGAAACACTTCCAGATTTCGTGGCTGATGGCTTTTCCTCATTGTGAGCAATAATACAAAAACGCGGGCTAAGAACTTGTAAAGCTGGAGACTCTAAAGAAGAAATCGTAACACTGAGAGCAATTTGAGTTGTAGGAACGACgcaacaggaaaaaaaaaaacacgagcATACTCGGTTCAGATACAACTATCCATACATGAACACATTATCTTGCAAACAAAGTTATGTAAACTGGAAATGTCGACAGTGAATTGCAAGTCGTTATGCATATGTTCAATCTGTAAGAAGCTTTCAACTAAATTCTTTGTAAGCGCGGACACTAAGACCAGCTTTCTAGTTTATATAATATGGTAGTGTCCGGACCAGGCACCTCAATTACTACAGGTGTCTTCAACTATTCCACTTAATACCTATTACCTCCCACCAGAATAGGTATCAGGTAACTTTGTCCACCAAGATTTAGGCAAGACGGGAAGAAACTATCTAGCATCTTGCTTCGCTGGAATTTAAACTCTAGTCTCCCATGGTTTTTACTCGCTTCATTGACCATTAGGCAACACCCTTGATATATCTAACTAGCAGGATTCTAAAGTTAAAAGTAGCAGTTATTCAGTTTCTTCTCTATGGATAAACACAGATATGGTATGATCAAAAACTTCAGAGAGAAATCAAGTAAGCAATAACATTATTAATCACTGAAGCTAGCTCCTCAAATCCTCTATATAGTGAGGTAATAATGTAGCAACCAGGCAGATGCAGGAACTGTTATCCAGTCTTAATCTATATATAACGTCTCAAACCACCTATTCTACTACAGCACCAGAAAGATCACAGCTCTcctaaaaatatattaaaatcaaTGCACGCAGAATTTAAAAGCTTACGGATCTCACATCTTAGACCATAATTTTCATCTGCAGAATACACTGCAGAATTTTTGGACACCAATAAGGCCTTCCTTGCGTACTTAGGAGGAAATACAACTACAGAACCACTGGTGAATTTGACCGAATTCTCTTTTTACGTTTTTAAGCCAGAGTTGACAGATAGCACAATAAACAAACTTGCAAATGACAAAAAAAGGTTCACTAAGGACATTGATATCACACCTACCCTGCCTTTGCAATTGCATAAATGCTACGCGCGGGGCGGCATTAAAACTGACAACGAAGCCAAAGCAAGCAAGAAGGGAACCAAGAGGCAGATAGgtccaagaaaaaagaaagaaaatctaAAAATGAAGAGGCAGATGGCCTCAACAGAAGGCTGATGCAGTAAGATTTGGAACACTTAAAATGACAAGAAGGATAACTTAAGAAGCTAGGCCTTGAAGAAAAAGTTCACACCCAAGATACTCCTATTCTTTCTTTATAAGTGGCATAGCAAAAACCAACTCAACCTGATTTTGGATTGAGGCACAGCTCATTGTATATAAGACGAAGCAGCTGCATAAGCATTCCCTATATCTTCCTCCTTTTACTACATATGCTTCCGCATAGTTCAGTAAACGAGGTTCAGACCTTTTACCTGCCCCACCACCTCATAAAAATAAGCGACGTTCATTGCATGCAGAATcagtatttttctatatttttttataaccgtGGTGTTTGAGCCAATTTGAGTGCACCTCGATTATTTCCACGGGATACCTTTCACCTCCCACCAGCAATAGGTTccaggtaactctgtccaccaaggctaggacaactaggaagaaatcacctagtgtttttatCTAGGCTGGGATTTGAACCtaagacctcatggttctcaactcaattcattgaccactaggtcaCACGCATGGGTGCCATGCAGACTCAGTATTTTGCTCTGAgaaaatttaagttaattaaTTGACCCTTTAATATATCTTACATATTAATAGCCAAGAAGGATGTCTAAGTAGAATATGCTCAGCTAAACTACTAGTCTTTTCAAGATAGAAGTCAAAGTACGAACTCACAAGGAAAAGAAATTCCTAGAACACTAATTCCCTTATCAAATAAATCCTAAAACTGTGAGAATCTAATGCTAAAGGAAGTTGTATGACCAAATAGACACCTATCCCTAACCAAAACTGAACCGAGACATATAATCCAGTTTGTCCTTTAGTTCTATCTTTGAAGTCCCATAACAGCAAACCAGAATCAGGAACAGACAAATcatatcaaacaacaacaataattatgCCTCAATCCCAACAGACAAATCAAAGCAAACCAGAATCAGGAACAGACAAATcatatcaaacaacaacaataattatgCCTCAATCCCAACAGACAAATCAAATCAGGAAAGAAAAGACTTTATATTTCGAGTGTACAACataataaaattcaactcaATGTCATATTGCAAAACAACATAGAACTGACGATACATTGAACACACGAAACATCAGGGTTTTAAGACATAATTGAAATCTATAAATCCCCAGAAAGCTAACAAACCACATTGAGCAAACAGCAGCTATCTATTTTTTCGTGTCCTTACTTCCAGCATTGCTACCCCCTGCTGCCTCTTTTGCTGCTTTCTTTGCAGTCTTCTCTTGCAGAGCTTTTGCATCCCTACGTTCAacaaacatataaataaaaCTCAAAACCCAATAATACAGAGAAggctaaggggtcgtttggttgctggttacgAAGTGagttattcaacaacaacaacaacccagtgaaatcccacaacgtggggtcgggggaggatagagtgtacgcagaccttactcctaccaaggtaggacggctgtttccgaaacACCCTCGGCTCAATAGGAAGtgagttattcatgcattaaaatttaaaactagcATAACtagtaccatgtttggtagcattttagttgttatgtataaaattcagcACACCAAGTACGTTGATTGGTTACCAGTTTACAATCCCGCacaactaatacatgtataagttatgcggaaatctatgtattatttatgCAGGGTAACTAATACATGAACAACTGAACCCTTCATAACTAATCCATGCATTATTAATATATGCATAACTCTAAGCAGCAACAAGACGACCCCTAAATACATAAAACCTAATCTTGGAACAATGTAAGATACAGCAAATACaatcaagaaataaataaaatatgtaccTTTCACGGCGCTGCTCAGGAGTCAAACCATCAtcgtttttcttgtttttaccAGCCCGAGCTGCAGCTCTTTCCCGATCCTTTTCCCTCTGATTTCCTCGTTTGATTCAGTCAAGGTAACACAAATATACAAATCCAATAAAACAACaccataaaactaaaaaaacaaaaagtagaTCTGATTAAATTTCCATGTACCCACAAAATTACACACAAAAATTATCAAGAAGACACCGTGATACGCAAAAGGAGACATGGATCTCATATCCAATTTCAACTAGCCACAAAACTAAACACAAAAAAGGTACAATCTTTAACAAAAGCTTATTTACAATAACAATTAAAACTTAGTCAATTAcaaaacacaccaaaaaaaacCACAAAACACAAAAGCGAATATATATCTGATTAGTTTTCAAATACCCACAAAGGGAAACATCAAATCTCATTCAATTTGAAGTACCTACAAAACTAAACACAATAAAAGTACAATCTTTTTTCACAAAAGGTtatttagattaaaaaaaaacataacaaGCACAAACTAAATCACATCAAAAAAGTTCAACAAAACACAATAGTGAGAATAAATCTCAAACAAATTCAACAAAAAGCACCAAATTTTGGCTAATACTAACAAATTTACCAAtcaaaacaatcaagaattgaaACCCAATCCAAAAATATGCACAAATATGTAACATATATGAAGAATTACATAAAAACAAATGGATTTTTAAGGACAAACTACATCACACaaaaaaagttcaagaaaacacaaTAAAACACAATAGTAAACATAAATCTCAACTAATTTCAAGTACCCACAACACTAAACACAAAAAGCACCAAACTTTGGCAAATTTTAACAACTTTACCAAtcaaaacaatcaagaattgaaACCCAATATCAAAATATGCACAGATAtgtaatatataaaaagaattacataaaaataataatgaatttTTAAAGGATATGAGTCATTGTAAAGTAGCTGAATTGAGACGCTAGAGAAGAATCAGAAGATGGTCTTTAGTCTTTACCAAAAGAAACGCTGAGAAAGAGACAATTTTGAGGAAATATAGAAGTGGGAGGGGGTGATTTGTAATATAATGGAAAATTGAAGGGCTAATTTGTTAAAATAGTGTGTTTTGACCTTTTGTTTCTTTGATGGATACTGATTACTAAAACACCGTTGAATTGCAAAAAAGTGGTAACAACGTGCTGTTAGTAAAATAAATCCTTTTCTTAGTTGAACATAACGTGTTTGATCTAGGTGTCAAATCTAAATAACCGTTCATCAAACcgattaaattaaaaatagccTCTGAATATTATATATTGATAATCTATATAAAGTATGGCAGTAGGCCTGCTGATGTGGTATGTCTCAAACACCATCAtttgcatttatcttttttgtcatttttttgcctttttcaaattttaatacAAATGACCCAAATAATTCAAGCATCACTTTAAAAAGTTTACCCAAGCATCACTTTTAGATTTAAGAGGTTGACAAAACATAAATGCTAATTAAGACTTTAAAAGTAACcgctttttaaaattattactTGCGGAAAGTAGCTATAGTCGTTTTGCAAAAGTAGTAACTTAAGGAAATAGTCAATTTGTAAAAGTagtaatttttagaaaatagccactttgtgaaagtagatactcctttaaaaatagtcactttgAAAGCAGCCAATTTTCATAAATAGTCATTTTGTGAAAGTGGTTACTTTTAAAAACTAACTACTTTGCAAAACTATCCATTTTTAGAATAGCCTCTTTGTGAAAGcattaaaataaccatttttgcaATGTGCCCTTTCTAAGATAGTGGCCACTTCTataaagtagccattttttatgaagtgttgaacaaaaTTTAGCTGAATAAAAAACAGTCTTAATATTTTTTGAGGTTAGTGGTTGTAGAGGATGGAAGATGAAAGTGGGTTctgtatttggaattttagcAGATGGAGGTAGAAAAGAAGGGAGATAATCTAGGCCTTTAAAATTGTATAGGGACAGGTGGCTTCAATCTAGATTGGCATTGAACAATACTGGACCATTACTTACTAGAGGGGATCCCATCCCCATATTGAGGGTTAAATCGGTCTCTAATTAAGGATAAAAGAATATTCACTGCTCCACCACAACCCTTATTGGTAAGGAAGATTTGTTATTCCTTAGATAATGGCCAACATAATTGAAGGGGTTTATAGATATTTGACTAGTAAAAATAAGCTAGCGCTTGGCTAcagatttccaaaaaaaaaattgaaaattttgatttgggtgaaaatgtgtttggcatagttttcaaaacatatttcacatttaaaaaaaaaaaaaaaaaaaaaaaacatgaaacatgaCTTATACCCATAAGttctaaaaatataaagaatacCCAACCATACCAAACAAACATACTTGCTAATCTCAAATTATTCCTATGTGTTCtaattttgttgttgaatttggttTCAGTACTCTTATTTTActaattttgtaattttctcgTTGAATGCATCTCAATTCGTGTAATTTTGATGTTGAATCGTACTATTTTCTGAATTTCAATTTGTGCGAGTGTTAGACGTCTTTGGATATGGAGACTCAATAATTAGTTATTGGAATTACAAGCGGTGACATAATTTTTGGGATTAAAACAATAATGACTACTTAGGAGATACTTCAAGCCTTCACATAATTCTTACGTTTTGAAGTATTCTTGATTAATGGGCGAAACATGGTAGATACAGATTAGTAGGGTCATAAATAGATAgggattttttaataaaatataaaagtttggggtaatttttaaaatttttgaaaatgccAAAACATAGATCTTGCCCCAGAAATAGGTTTGAGCtagaatttgggatttgaagatcgccactacaaaaaaatgggtaatttgcgGAGGCCGAAAGTTGCAATTCACGGGAGTTTTAGCCTCCTCAAGCAATTAGTGGAGGCTAAAACCCCCACAaattacccctttttttttagatttgttttcaaaatttgtcaaaattttatggccaacaaaattttgaaaaaatattttaaaaatatgctCTCAAAATCTATTGCCAAACGGGAGCTAAGTCTTCATTCATTCAAATGTTTGATACTAACCTCATTACAATTGAATCTCATTATTCGAAAAAAACTACCTGAATTGATTGTGCTAAGAATGATGCAGCTTAAAAAGTCATGTGCTCTAACACATACAattacatttttaaacataattttaaaaataaattatcaaaatatttcTCAATGTATAGGGGTTGTACTTTTTTTGCGCATGGCAACACAAATTATACCTAATGTATACAAACAGTTGACACTTTTGGACTTAAACATTAAAACTAATCACTCTCTCCACATAAAAGTATGTTAAATTTAACTGTAAAAAAATGAGATGCATCTCATATGACCTATCAGGCTCTCATGTGAACATGTGTAAAATCTAATAGGAGTAATATTAAAATAGAGGTATATGTCAAGGATCAAAATAGTCCATCCCTATTCACTAAGGACCATTTTGATTATAAAGTAGTTCTAAACATACAGTTTCTAAAGATATGTGCttttagttaccaaaaaaatagttcatgtgttatttttttttttttttttttgataagtaaaaGATTTTATTAAGAAAGTACCAAGTTGGTACAGAAAAAAAGTACAGGACCTAGCAGCAAACTCTTTAATCCATACTACATATTATCTCCTAGTAAGTGTAAagattccaaaaaaaatctccaTCCTATCTATAGTACTACTATTACACCAAAAGTACAGTTTTTTTATGCATTTGTTTTGTACTCTAGAAATCTGTAACTTCTTCCGATCAAAGCATGCCTTGTTTCTTTCCAGCCATAAGGTCAACATTATGCAAGTGGGAATAGTTCTCCTTATTGGTTTTAGGCTCTTTTTAACCTCCTGAGATTGCCATACTTCCAACAAGCTACTAATTTTCTGCGTAACACCAAAGATATGCCCATCATGCTAAAGAAAAGTTCTCAACAATGCCTTgaaaatgcaatgcaagaaaAGATGTTCAACGGTTTCCTCCTCGAATTGCGAAAATAGCATCTGCACATAAGGAAAAACCTCTCCTTTGTAACTTGTGTTATGTTTGGCAAGCATCCCTAGCTGCTAGCCAACCAAAAAAAGCTGCTTTTGTAGGTGCTTTGGTTTTCCAAATCATCTTCCAAGGCCAGTTAGGGCTTCCATAACTAAACTGTTGCAACAACATTCTATAGCAGTTATTGACTGAGAATGTCTTATCCTTGCTATTGACCCAAACTAGTCTGTCTGCTCTGTCTTGGTCTACTGAGCATGAGTTCAATTGTAGAAGAAGTTGGCAAAAACTGACTATTTCCCAATCATTTAGATTTCATCTAAAAGTAACACTCCATCCAGTTGCAGAATTAAAATCTACAATACAACCCTCTTTATTCAAAGCACAGTTGAACAAATCTGGAAACCTCCTCTTGAAGCTCCCATTTCCACACCAAGTGTCCATCCAAAATTTAATCCTCCTATCATTTCTCACTTCGAATCTAGTGAACTGTAGAAATTCATCCCACCAACCACTAATCATCTTCCAGATATCCCCAGTAGATTTTCAATTGTGATCGATTTTTGTTTTAACCTACCTTTGCACCATATATAGCATCCAAAACTTGCTGCCAAATCTCATCGCTTTCCTTACTATATCCCCAGTACACCATCCTTCTTCGCTTTAATAACTATTTGCCACTTCATCAGATGAGTCTTTTTTCTGTTTGAGTTTCCATCCCACAAAAAGTTTCTCCTTATAGAGTCTAATTTCTTTTCAACTGTTGGAGGCATACTGAATAAAGACATAGTTTATGTAGGAATCCCATCCAAGACACTATTAATAAGAATCAG
This portion of the Lycium ferocissimum isolate CSIRO_LF1 chromosome 1, AGI_CSIRO_Lferr_CH_V1, whole genome shotgun sequence genome encodes:
- the LOC132059464 gene encoding uncharacterized protein LOC132059464 — translated: MTRGNQREKDRERAAARAGKNKKNDDGLTPEQRRERDAKALQEKTAKKAAKEAAGGSNAGSKDTKK